A region of Lichenibacterium dinghuense DNA encodes the following proteins:
- a CDS encoding bifunctional sugar phosphate isomerase/epimerase/4-hydroxyphenylpyruvate dioxygenase family protein: MKTSIATVSISGTLEEKISAIAQAGFDGVEIFEQDFIAFDHSPREVGRMVRDAGLEVTLFQPFRDFEGLPEPFRTRAFHRAERKFDVMEEIGAKLLLVCSSVSPHAQGGIDRAAADLRELGERAARRGLKVGFEALAWGRFVSDHRDAWEIVRRADHPAVGLILDSFHTLSRGIDTASIRAIPQDRIALVQMADAPRLQMDLLSWSRHFRSMPGQGDLPLAQFWEAVRATGYDGVLSLEIFNDSFRAGSAGAVAVDGHRSLVYLDDEVRKRLDPRAADALPPRSRSSGVEFIEFALGEEAPAFESLIGALGFRRTATHRSKRVALWSQNGVNLVVNGDPHGFAHSSYLVHGPSVCAIGLRVADAAAVMARAEALGATPFHQKVLEGELEIPAIRGVGGSLLYFVDPHGDLSRLWDVDFVPVTPAPEPGAVGLRGIDHVAQSMDHDEMLSWLLFYTSILDLGKTPGLDIADPRGLVHSLVVENDDQSLSLVLNGSQGQGTAAARFVSEFSGSGVQHIAFETADIVATARALREAGLATLPIPENYYDDLEARFDLPDAVLAEFRSLGIMVERDGEGEFLQLFTTTFAELFFFEIVERRGGYRGFGATNAAVRLAAQNRLSRPPAIPRR, encoded by the coding sequence ATGAAGACATCGATCGCCACCGTGTCCATCAGCGGCACCCTCGAGGAGAAGATCTCCGCCATCGCCCAGGCGGGCTTCGACGGCGTCGAGATCTTCGAGCAGGACTTCATCGCCTTCGACCATTCGCCGCGCGAGGTCGGCCGCATGGTGCGCGACGCGGGCCTCGAGGTCACGCTGTTCCAGCCGTTCCGCGACTTCGAGGGCCTGCCCGAGCCGTTCCGCACCCGCGCCTTCCACCGCGCTGAGCGCAAGTTCGACGTGATGGAGGAGATCGGCGCGAAGCTGCTCCTCGTCTGCTCCAGCGTGTCGCCGCACGCGCAGGGCGGCATCGACCGCGCCGCCGCGGACCTGCGCGAGCTCGGCGAGCGGGCGGCGCGGCGGGGGCTGAAGGTCGGCTTCGAGGCCCTGGCCTGGGGCCGCTTCGTCAGCGACCACCGCGACGCGTGGGAGATCGTGCGGCGCGCCGACCATCCGGCGGTCGGCCTCATCCTCGACAGCTTCCACACCCTGTCGCGCGGCATCGACACGGCCAGCATCAGGGCCATCCCGCAGGACAGGATCGCGCTCGTGCAGATGGCGGACGCGCCGCGCCTGCAGATGGACCTCCTGTCGTGGAGCCGGCACTTCCGCTCCATGCCGGGGCAGGGCGACCTGCCGCTCGCCCAGTTCTGGGAAGCCGTGCGGGCGACGGGCTACGACGGCGTGCTGTCCCTGGAGATCTTCAACGACAGCTTCCGGGCCGGGTCGGCGGGCGCCGTCGCGGTGGATGGGCACCGCTCGCTGGTCTACCTCGACGACGAGGTGCGCAAGCGGCTCGACCCGCGCGCCGCGGATGCCCTGCCCCCGCGGTCGCGCTCCTCCGGCGTCGAGTTCATCGAGTTCGCCCTCGGCGAGGAAGCGCCGGCCTTCGAATCCCTGATCGGCGCGCTCGGCTTTCGCCGCACCGCCACGCACAGGTCGAAGCGGGTGGCGCTCTGGTCGCAGAACGGCGTCAATCTCGTGGTCAACGGCGACCCGCACGGCTTCGCGCACTCGTCCTACCTGGTGCACGGCCCGTCGGTCTGCGCCATCGGCCTCAGGGTCGCCGACGCCGCGGCCGTGATGGCGCGGGCCGAGGCGCTCGGCGCGACGCCGTTCCACCAGAAGGTGCTGGAGGGCGAGCTGGAGATCCCGGCCATCCGCGGCGTCGGCGGCAGCCTGCTCTACTTCGTCGACCCGCACGGCGACCTGTCCCGCCTGTGGGACGTCGACTTCGTGCCCGTCACCCCGGCGCCGGAGCCCGGCGCGGTCGGCCTGCGGGGCATCGACCACGTCGCGCAGTCGATGGACCACGACGAGATGCTGTCCTGGCTGCTCTTCTACACGTCGATCCTCGACCTCGGGAAAACGCCGGGCCTCGACATCGCCGACCCGCGCGGCCTCGTCCACAGCCTCGTCGTCGAGAACGACGACCAGTCGCTGAGCCTCGTGCTCAACGGCTCGCAGGGCCAGGGGACCGCGGCGGCGCGCTTCGTCAGCGAGTTCTCCGGCTCGGGCGTGCAGCACATCGCCTTCGAGACCGCGGACATCGTCGCCACGGCGCGCGCCCTGAGGGAGGCCGGCCTCGCCACGCTGCCCATCCCCGAGAACTATTACGACGACCTCGAAGCCCGCTTCGACCTGCCCGACGCGGTGCTGGCGGAGTTCCGAAGCCTCGGCATCATGGTCGAGCGCGACGGCGAGGGGGAGTTCCTCCAGCTCTTCACCACGACCTTCGCCGAGCTGTTCTTCTTCGAGATCGTCGAGCGGCGCGGCGGCTACCGGGGCTTCGGGGCCACCAACGCGGCGGTGCGCCTCGCGGCGCAGAACCGCCTGTCGCGCCCCCCGGCCATCCCGCGGCGGTAG
- the pcaC gene encoding 4-carboxymuconolactone decarboxylase → MTDDARYQQGLAVRRSVLGEAHVARASAAVTPFDADFQRFITEGAWGSVWSRPGFTKRERSIVTLALLAALGHHEEVALHVRATANTGATPDDVAEAMLHVAVYAGVPAANSAIKVVKQTYAAMEAEAAKGQGSA, encoded by the coding sequence ATGACTGACGACGCGCGCTATCAACAGGGCCTCGCCGTGCGCCGCTCGGTGCTGGGCGAGGCCCACGTGGCGCGGGCCTCGGCCGCCGTCACGCCCTTCGACGCCGACTTCCAGCGCTTCATCACCGAGGGGGCCTGGGGCTCGGTCTGGTCGCGGCCGGGCTTCACCAAGCGCGAGCGCTCGATCGTGACGCTGGCGCTCCTGGCCGCGCTCGGCCATCACGAGGAGGTGGCGCTGCACGTGCGCGCCACCGCCAACACCGGGGCGACGCCGGACGACGTGGCGGAGGCCATGCTGCACGTCGCCGTCTACGCCGGCGTGCCGGCCGCCAACAGCGCCATCAAGGTCGTCAAGCAGACCTACGCGGCCATGGAGGCCGAGGCGGCGAAGGGGCAGGGGAGCGCCTGA
- the pcaD gene encoding 3-oxoadipate enol-lactonase — protein MIFVESGDAVIHAELIGDPEEQPVLCFVNSLGTDFRIWDQVASHFAEDYCLLLYDKRGHGLSDLGQGPVTIDRHVDDLLALVDHFGVDRFGLVGLSIGGLIAQRLAVRAPERLAALILCDTAVKMGDAASWNERIARIEAGGMEAIGDATMERWFTADYRAEEDMPLRIWRNMLTRQSAKGYIASCEAIRDADLSNEAPRIDVPTLVLVGDADEASPPDLVRATAEMIPGARFAVIEGAGHLPCIERPDEMAALMTELLDQVTDDD, from the coding sequence ATGATCTTCGTCGAGAGCGGCGACGCCGTCATCCACGCCGAGCTGATCGGCGACCCCGAGGAACAGCCCGTCCTCTGCTTCGTGAACTCGCTCGGCACGGACTTCCGCATCTGGGACCAGGTCGCGTCCCACTTCGCCGAGGACTATTGCCTGCTGCTCTACGACAAGCGCGGCCACGGCCTGTCGGACCTCGGGCAGGGGCCCGTCACCATCGACCGCCACGTCGACGACCTCCTGGCCCTGGTGGACCACTTCGGGGTCGACCGCTTCGGCCTCGTCGGCCTGTCGATCGGCGGCCTGATCGCCCAGCGCCTCGCCGTGCGCGCGCCCGAGCGGCTCGCAGCGCTGATCCTGTGCGACACGGCGGTCAAGATGGGCGACGCCGCGAGCTGGAACGAGCGCATCGCCAGGATCGAGGCGGGCGGCATGGAGGCGATCGGCGACGCCACGATGGAGCGCTGGTTCACCGCCGACTACCGCGCCGAGGAGGACATGCCGCTGCGCATCTGGCGCAACATGCTCACCCGCCAGTCGGCGAAGGGCTATATCGCCTCCTGCGAGGCGATCCGCGACGCCGACCTGTCGAACGAAGCGCCCCGGATCGACGTGCCCACCCTCGTGCTCGTGGGCGACGCCGACGAGGCGTCCCCGCCCGACCTCGTCCGCGCCACGGCGGAGATGATCCCCGGCGCGCGCTTCGCCGTGATCGAGGGCGCCGGGCACCTGCCCTGCATCGAGCGGCCGGACGAGATGGCGGCGCTGATGACCGAGCTCCTGGACCAGGTCACCGACGATGACTGA
- the pobA gene encoding 4-hydroxybenzoate 3-monooxygenase, whose product MVEGRSRTRRQVGIVGAGPAGMLLGHLLRQHGIDVVILERRDRAYVEGRVRAGVLERGTVDLLARLGLDRRLRREGLVHSGTVLSVDGDAFRIDFAALTGGATVTVYGQQEVMKDLFDAAETRGLDVVFGAEDLRIEDVETDTPRLRYRRGGVDHVVDCDVVAGCDGFHGVSRAAIPAGVLETFERVYAFGWLGILADVPPADGELIYCSHARGFALASMRSATRSRYYLQCSAGERVEDWPDERFWDELCLRLGPEVASRVTRGPSFEKTVAPLRSFVGEPMRHGRLFLAGDAAHIVPPTGAKGMNLAVSDVTMLGEALVDFFEEGATAGIDGYSARALARVWKAERFSWWFTGLMHRFPDTDPFARRMQVAELAYIRGSRAAQTTLAENYVGLPM is encoded by the coding sequence ATGGTCGAGGGTCGGAGCAGGACGAGGCGTCAGGTCGGGATCGTCGGGGCGGGGCCGGCCGGCATGCTGCTCGGGCACCTGCTGCGCCAGCACGGCATCGACGTCGTCATCCTGGAGCGCCGCGACCGCGCCTATGTCGAGGGCCGCGTCCGCGCCGGCGTGCTGGAGCGGGGCACCGTCGATCTGCTCGCGCGGCTCGGCCTCGACCGGCGCCTGAGGCGCGAAGGCCTCGTCCATTCCGGCACGGTGCTGTCGGTCGACGGGGATGCCTTCCGCATCGATTTCGCGGCGCTCACCGGCGGCGCCACCGTGACGGTCTACGGCCAGCAGGAGGTGATGAAGGACCTGTTCGACGCCGCCGAGACGCGCGGCCTCGACGTCGTCTTCGGCGCCGAGGATCTCCGGATCGAGGATGTCGAGACCGACACGCCCCGCCTCCGCTACCGGCGCGGCGGCGTCGACCACGTCGTCGACTGCGACGTGGTGGCGGGCTGCGACGGCTTTCACGGCGTCAGCCGCGCCGCCATCCCGGCGGGCGTGCTCGAGACTTTCGAGCGCGTCTACGCCTTCGGCTGGCTCGGCATCCTGGCCGACGTGCCCCCGGCGGATGGCGAGCTGATCTACTGCTCGCACGCGCGCGGCTTCGCCCTCGCCTCCATGCGCTCGGCGACGCGCAGCCGCTACTACCTGCAATGCTCCGCCGGCGAGCGCGTCGAGGACTGGCCGGACGAGCGGTTCTGGGACGAGCTGTGCCTGCGCCTCGGCCCGGAGGTGGCGAGCCGCGTCACCCGCGGCCCCTCGTTCGAGAAGACGGTGGCGCCGCTCCGGAGCTTCGTGGGCGAGCCGATGCGCCACGGCCGGCTGTTCCTCGCCGGCGACGCCGCCCACATCGTGCCGCCGACCGGCGCCAAGGGCATGAACCTCGCCGTGTCGGACGTGACCATGCTGGGCGAGGCGCTGGTCGACTTCTTCGAGGAGGGCGCGACGGCGGGCATCGACGGCTACTCGGCCCGCGCCCTGGCCCGCGTGTGGAAGGCCGAGCGGTTCTCCTGGTGGTTCACCGGCCTGATGCACCGCTTCCCCGACACGGACCCGTTCGCGCGGCGGATGCAGGTGGCGGAGCTCGCCTACATCCGCGGCTCCCGCGCCGCGCAGACCACCCTGGCCGAGAACTACGTCGGCCTGCCGATGTGA
- the ubiA gene encoding 4-hydroxybenzoate octaprenyltransferase produces the protein MTDRVGQHGASPDLPDATLRRWPAAVRPYAQLARWDRPIGWQLLLAPCWWSTALVAVATHAAPNLAHLALFTVGSIAMRGAGSTGNDIVDRDIDRAVERTRGRPLASRRVSTKQAAAFLVAQSLVGLAVLLCFNGFTVALGVAALLPVAVYPFMKRITNWPQFVLGLAFAWGALVGWSATAGSLAWPALALYAGAILWTMGYDTIYALQDIADDVGAGIGSTAIQFGDRVRGGVGALYGLGLIAVAAALVGTGTGVWGWMGFAGFAAHLAWQVSRIRREDASHARALFHSNFGASLLLFAGLAVQAWASAAHP, from the coding sequence GTGACGGACCGCGTCGGCCAGCACGGCGCGTCGCCGGACCTGCCTGACGCCACGCTGCGGCGTTGGCCGGCTGCGGTCCGCCCCTATGCCCAGCTCGCGCGGTGGGACCGGCCGATCGGCTGGCAGCTCCTGCTCGCCCCCTGTTGGTGGTCGACCGCGCTGGTGGCGGTCGCCACCCACGCCGCGCCGAACCTCGCCCATCTCGCGCTCTTCACGGTCGGATCGATCGCGATGCGCGGCGCGGGCTCGACCGGCAACGACATCGTCGACCGCGACATCGACCGCGCCGTGGAGCGCACCCGCGGTCGGCCGCTGGCGAGCCGGCGGGTGTCGACGAAGCAGGCCGCGGCCTTCCTGGTCGCCCAGTCGCTCGTCGGGCTCGCGGTGCTGCTGTGCTTCAACGGCTTCACGGTGGCGCTCGGCGTCGCGGCGCTGCTGCCCGTCGCCGTCTATCCCTTCATGAAGCGGATCACCAACTGGCCGCAGTTCGTGCTCGGCCTCGCCTTCGCCTGGGGGGCGTTGGTGGGCTGGTCCGCCACGGCGGGGTCGCTCGCCTGGCCGGCGCTGGCGCTCTACGCCGGCGCCATCCTGTGGACCATGGGCTACGACACGATCTACGCGCTTCAGGACATCGCCGACGATGTCGGGGCCGGCATCGGCTCGACCGCGATCCAGTTCGGCGACCGCGTCCGGGGCGGCGTGGGCGCGCTCTACGGGCTCGGGCTGATCGCGGTTGCCGCCGCCCTGGTCGGGACCGGCACGGGCGTGTGGGGCTGGATGGGCTTCGCCGGTTTCGCGGCCCATCTCGCCTGGCAGGTGTCGCGCATCCGTCGCGAGGACGCGTCCCACGCCCGCGCCCTGTTCCACTCGAACTTCGGCGCGAGCCTGCTGCTCTTCGCCGGACTCGCGGTCCAAGCCTGGGCGTCCGCGGCCCATCCATGA
- a CDS encoding 16S rRNA (uracil(1498)-N(3))-methyltransferase, which produces MARYDFSAPRLHVEGDLAAGSAVPLTKDQAHYLTNVLRLGNGDAVMAFNGRDGEWRCALEGRKAHAALVPGEMTRPQPAAPPLHLLFAPLKHARLDYMVQKAVEMGAGVLQPVITRRTQAARVNEERMRANAVEAAEQCGILHVPEVRSPARFDALLAGWDAARLMVFCDEDADVADPLAALRGAPRGPAAVIIGPEGGFDEGERAALLALPRRLRLSLGPRILRADTAAVAALALVGAVLGDIGAE; this is translated from the coding sequence TTGGCCCGCTACGATTTTTCCGCCCCGCGCCTCCACGTCGAGGGCGACCTCGCCGCGGGGAGCGCGGTTCCCCTGACGAAGGATCAGGCGCATTATTTAACCAATGTGTTGCGCCTCGGCAACGGTGACGCGGTGATGGCCTTCAACGGGCGGGACGGCGAGTGGCGTTGCGCACTCGAAGGCCGCAAGGCCCACGCGGCCCTGGTGCCCGGCGAGATGACGCGGCCGCAGCCGGCTGCTCCGCCGCTGCACCTGCTGTTCGCCCCGCTGAAGCACGCGCGGCTCGACTACATGGTGCAGAAGGCCGTCGAGATGGGGGCCGGCGTCCTGCAGCCCGTCATCACCCGGCGCACGCAGGCGGCACGGGTCAACGAGGAGCGCATGCGCGCCAACGCGGTCGAGGCCGCCGAGCAGTGCGGCATCCTCCACGTGCCGGAGGTGCGCTCCCCCGCCCGCTTCGACGCGCTGCTGGCGGGATGGGACGCGGCGCGGCTCATGGTGTTCTGCGACGAGGACGCGGACGTGGCCGACCCGCTCGCCGCCCTGCGCGGGGCGCCGCGCGGACCCGCCGCCGTGATCATCGGGCCGGAGGGCGGCTTCGACGAGGGCGAGCGGGCGGCGCTGCTCGCCCTGCCCCGGCGCCTGCGCCTGTCGCTCGGGCCCCGCATCCTGCGCGCCGACACGGCGGCCGTGGCCGCCCTGGCGCTGGTCGGCGCCGTGCTGGGCGACATCGGCGCGGAGTAG
- a CDS encoding SDR family oxidoreductase, with the protein MTDDPLKKYPRPPFKAQPQSFPGLTSKMSPEPDHGEGSYKGSGRLEGKVAIVTGGDSGIGRAVAIAFAREGADVALSYLDQEGKDAQEVKTWIEKAGRRCLLLPGDMSSASLCRDHADRTAKELGRIDVLVNNEAFQQPNKGLDDIDDDVFEKHFRVNVFAPFYLTKAAVRHMKPGGSIVITSSVNSKHPMPSLFAYSATKGALSNMVISLSGMLAEKGIRVNGVLPGPIWTPFIPAGMDDESVQSFGSQTPYGRPGQPAELAPSYVMLASDESSYTSGALITVAGAMPIF; encoded by the coding sequence GTGACCGACGATCCGCTGAAGAAATACCCGCGCCCGCCCTTCAAGGCGCAGCCCCAGAGCTTCCCGGGCCTGACGAGCAAGATGTCGCCCGAGCCCGACCACGGCGAGGGGAGCTACAAGGGCTCCGGCCGCCTGGAGGGCAAGGTCGCCATCGTGACGGGCGGCGACAGCGGCATCGGCCGCGCCGTGGCCATCGCCTTCGCGCGCGAGGGCGCCGACGTCGCCCTGTCCTACCTCGACCAGGAGGGCAAGGACGCGCAGGAGGTGAAGACCTGGATCGAGAAGGCCGGCCGCCGCTGCCTGCTGCTGCCGGGCGACATGTCCTCGGCCAGCCTGTGCCGCGACCACGCCGACCGCACCGCGAAAGAGCTCGGCCGCATCGACGTGCTGGTCAACAACGAGGCCTTCCAGCAGCCCAACAAGGGGCTCGACGACATCGACGACGACGTCTTCGAGAAGCACTTCCGGGTCAACGTCTTCGCGCCCTTCTACCTCACCAAGGCGGCGGTGCGGCACATGAAGCCGGGCGGCTCGATCGTCATCACCTCGTCGGTGAACTCGAAGCACCCCATGCCGTCGCTCTTCGCCTATTCGGCCACCAAGGGCGCGCTGAGCAACATGGTGATCAGCCTGTCGGGCATGCTGGCCGAGAAGGGGATCCGGGTGAACGGCGTGTTGCCCGGCCCGATCTGGACGCCGTTCATCCCGGCCGGCATGGACGACGAGTCGGTGCAGAGCTTCGGCTCGCAGACGCCCTACGGCCGTCCGGGCCAGCCGGCCGAGCTCGCGCCCTCCTACGTCATGCTGGCCTCCGACGAGAGCAGCTACACGTCGGGCGCGTTGATCACCGTCGCGGGCGCCATGCCGATCTTCTGA
- a CDS encoding YqgE/AlgH family protein: MPPASPFDTPQASFLDGQLLVAMPGMGDKRFERAVIYLCAHSSDGAMGIIINHPAKKVSFTDLLVQLEVIEPDEAIRLPPGVGGVPVVKGGPVDTGRGFVLHSTDYHVDSSTMSIDGGVSLTATVDVLRAIAKGLGPHRAMLALGYAGWKPGQLEAEIRQMGWLHCPADEALIFDPALDTKYDRALRKIGIDPGSLSSQAGHA; this comes from the coding sequence ATGCCGCCCGCGTCCCCCTTCGACACCCCCCAAGCGTCCTTCCTCGACGGGCAGCTGCTCGTCGCCATGCCGGGCATGGGCGACAAGCGGTTCGAGCGCGCGGTCATCTACCTCTGCGCGCACTCGTCGGACGGGGCGATGGGCATCATCATCAACCACCCGGCCAAGAAGGTCAGCTTTACGGACCTCCTGGTGCAGCTCGAGGTGATCGAGCCCGACGAGGCGATCCGCCTGCCGCCCGGCGTCGGCGGGGTTCCGGTGGTGAAGGGCGGCCCGGTCGACACGGGGCGCGGCTTCGTGCTCCATTCGACCGACTATCACGTCGACAGCTCCACCATGTCGATCGACGGCGGCGTGTCGCTCACCGCCACGGTCGACGTGCTGCGCGCCATCGCCAAGGGGCTCGGGCCCCACCGCGCCATGCTGGCGCTCGGCTACGCGGGCTGGAAGCCGGGCCAGCTGGAGGCCGAGATCCGCCAGATGGGCTGGCTGCACTGCCCGGCCGACGAGGCGCTGATCTTCGACCCCGCGCTCGACACGAAATACGACCGCGCCCTGCGCAAGATCGGGATCGACCCCGGCAGCCTGTCGAGCCAGGCCGGCCACGCGTAG
- a CDS encoding protein-disulfide reductase DsbD domain-containing protein, whose amino-acid sequence MDPSRTARRRGLPLTAWAVLAAALLLPRAAAADVSAWVRSAQSEARLVGAGPAPDGRGLLAGVEIRLQPRFVTYWRDPGDAGVPPTFAFSGSTNLAGATVRYPAPSRFDEAGAEAFGYADDVVFPILVVPADASKPVDLAVTLDYAACHDICLPAHADLRLTLDRQPTPDAGPVLKALAAVPRPSTVGAGGTAPAVLAVTAPGAAGGFTVRAALPDADGSLFVEAPEGWAYAAGPAVPDGPGRATFPVKQLDAPKGEARPPAPLTLTLTSPAGAVEVPVTLDAAGAKP is encoded by the coding sequence ATGGACCCTTCCCGCACCGCACGCCGCCGTGGCCTTCCCCTGACCGCGTGGGCCGTCCTGGCCGCCGCCCTGCTCCTGCCCCGCGCCGCGGCGGCCGACGTTTCGGCGTGGGTCAGGAGCGCCCAATCGGAGGCGCGGCTGGTCGGCGCCGGCCCCGCGCCCGACGGCCGCGGGCTGCTGGCCGGGGTCGAGATCCGGCTCCAGCCCCGCTTCGTGACCTACTGGCGCGACCCCGGCGACGCGGGCGTGCCCCCGACCTTCGCCTTCTCGGGCTCGACCAACCTGGCGGGCGCGACCGTGCGCTACCCTGCCCCGTCGCGCTTCGACGAGGCCGGCGCCGAAGCCTTCGGCTACGCGGACGACGTGGTGTTCCCGATCCTGGTCGTGCCCGCGGACGCGTCGAAGCCGGTCGACCTCGCGGTGACGCTCGACTACGCGGCCTGCCACGACATCTGCCTGCCGGCCCACGCCGACCTTCGCCTGACGCTCGACCGGCAGCCCACGCCGGATGCCGGCCCCGTGCTGAAGGCTCTCGCGGCCGTGCCCCGGCCGTCGACGGTCGGCGCGGGGGGGACGGCGCCCGCGGTCCTGGCCGTCACGGCGCCGGGCGCCGCGGGCGGCTTCACGGTGCGGGCCGCCCTGCCGGATGCGGACGGGAGCCTCTTCGTCGAGGCGCCCGAGGGCTGGGCCTACGCGGCCGGCCCGGCGGTGCCGGACGGCCCCGGCCGGGCGACGTTTCCCGTGAAACAGCTCGACGCGCCCAAGGGCGAGGCCCGCCCGCCGGCGCCCCTCACCCTGACGCTCACGTCCCCGGCCGGCGCCGTCGAGGTGCCGGTGACGCTCGACGCCGCCGGGGCGAAGCCCTAG
- a CDS encoding peroxiredoxin has translation MAIQPGDRLPAVDFFVTTPDGLDTRSTDDVFKGRRVVLVGVPGAFTPTCDRNHLPGFVEHADAILARGIDAIAVTAVNDAFVLKAWAAKADPEGRITFLGDGNGTFARAIGLEADATARGFGLRSQRYSMLVEDGVVAALSLEEVRGQVGVSGAEAMLAALATPAPDVASP, from the coding sequence ATGGCGATCCAACCCGGCGACCGCCTGCCCGCCGTCGACTTCTTCGTCACCACGCCGGACGGCCTCGACACCCGCTCGACCGACGACGTGTTCAAGGGCCGCCGCGTGGTGCTGGTCGGGGTGCCCGGCGCCTTCACCCCGACCTGCGACCGCAACCACCTGCCCGGCTTCGTGGAGCATGCCGACGCCATCCTGGCCCGCGGCATCGACGCCATCGCGGTCACGGCCGTCAACGACGCCTTCGTGCTGAAGGCCTGGGCCGCCAAAGCCGACCCGGAGGGGCGCATCACCTTCCTCGGCGACGGCAACGGCACCTTCGCCCGCGCCATCGGCCTCGAGGCGGACGCGACCGCCCGCGGCTTCGGCCTGCGCTCGCAGCGCTATTCCATGCTGGTCGAGGACGGCGTCGTGGCGGCGCTGTCGCTCGAAGAGGTCCGCGGCCAAGTCGGCGTGTCCGGCGCCGAAGCGATGCTGGCCGCACTGGCGACGCCGGCGCCCGACGTGGCTTCCCCTTGA
- the rlmN gene encoding 23S rRNA (adenine(2503)-C(2))-methyltransferase RlmN — translation MDAATLPPPVTAPTPVPVKPSLAGMTRAELAEALRGLGLPEREIKMRVSQLWHWIYFQGATRFDAMLNVGKALRALLAERYTLERPAVVAEQVSVDGTRKWLIRMPSTGPHDRGAEIECVYIPESDRGTLCVSSQVGCTLTCTFCYTGTQKLVRNLSSREIVQQLLVARDRLGDFPGLVPPTDGLIPSGEGVRAVSNIVFMGMGEPLYNLDGVRDAIGVMSDGDGLSLSRRRITVSTSGVVPQIEALGRDVGTMLAISLHAVRDELRDELVPLNRKYPIRELLDACRAYPGVSNARRITFEYVMLKGVNDSPKDARELVRLLKGIPAKINLIPFNPWPGTRYGCSDWSTIEAFSDIVFKAGYASPVRTPRGRDILAACGQLKSETEKLRARARLMLEAEAAPEASPAGA, via the coding sequence TTGGACGCCGCCACCCTGCCCCCGCCCGTCACGGCCCCGACGCCGGTCCCCGTCAAGCCGTCGCTCGCCGGCATGACGCGCGCCGAACTCGCCGAAGCCCTGCGCGGCCTCGGCCTGCCGGAGCGCGAGATCAAGATGCGCGTGTCGCAGCTCTGGCACTGGATCTACTTCCAGGGCGCTACGCGCTTCGACGCCATGCTCAACGTCGGCAAGGCGCTGCGGGCGCTGCTCGCGGAGCGTTACACGCTGGAGCGCCCGGCCGTGGTGGCTGAGCAGGTGTCCGTCGACGGCACCCGCAAGTGGCTGATCCGCATGCCTTCGACCGGACCGCACGACCGCGGCGCCGAGATCGAATGCGTGTACATCCCGGAATCCGACCGCGGGACGCTCTGCGTGTCGAGCCAGGTGGGCTGCACGCTGACCTGCACCTTCTGCTACACCGGCACGCAGAAGCTCGTCCGCAACCTGTCCTCGCGCGAGATCGTCCAGCAGCTCCTGGTGGCGCGCGACCGGCTCGGCGACTTCCCCGGCCTCGTCCCCCCGACCGACGGCCTGATCCCGTCCGGCGAGGGCGTGCGCGCCGTGTCCAACATCGTGTTCATGGGCATGGGCGAGCCGCTCTACAACCTCGACGGCGTGCGCGACGCCATCGGCGTGATGTCGGACGGCGACGGCCTGTCGCTGTCGCGCCGCCGCATCACCGTCTCGACCTCCGGCGTCGTGCCGCAGATCGAGGCGCTGGGGCGCGACGTCGGCACGATGCTGGCGATCTCGCTCCACGCCGTGCGGGACGAGCTGCGCGACGAGCTGGTGCCGCTGAACCGGAAATACCCGATCCGCGAGCTGCTCGACGCCTGCCGGGCCTATCCCGGCGTCTCCAACGCGCGCCGCATCACCTTCGAATACGTCATGCTGAAGGGCGTGAACGACTCGCCGAAGGACGCGCGCGAGCTGGTGCGCCTGCTGAAGGGCATCCCGGCCAAGATCAACCTGATCCCCTTCAACCCCTGGCCGGGCACCCGCTACGGCTGCTCGGACTGGTCCACGATCGAGGCCTTCTCGGACATCGTGTTCAAGGCCGGCTACGCCAGCCCGGTGCGGACCCCGCGCGGCCGGGACATCCTGGCCGCCTGCGGCCAGCTCAAGAGCGAGACCGAGAAGCTGCGCGCCCGTGCCCGCCTGATGCTGGAGGCCGAAGCGGCGCCAGAAGCCTCGCCCGCGGGCGCGTGA